TGCTCAGGAGGCCGCGAAACGGGTGATACAACGAGCCGCGAATGAGCTCGGACTCGGCGATATTTCTGGCATCGCCCAACTGGCGGGTATGTGAGCGATGTCGAAACAGGTTGTGCCTGTGTTTGAACAGGATGTGGTTGTTGTTTCGTTGGACCGAGAGACGTTCTCGATCCAGATTGGTGCACCACGTCGGCAACAGCGCACGCCAGAAGAAACGCAGATCTGGGATTCCATGTGCGCGCAGAATCCGAGGCTCTTCGACGGTCCCATACTCGCGGTTGAACGCGTTGACTGGAATGCAAGTTCAGGCGAAGCCTGCGTTCATGCGTTGGTGGGCAGGTACAGCAGCTTGTGTCTGGCACGGGCTCAAGTGAATACCAGATCAAGTACATTTGAACAACCAGCGTGTGCGATTCTCTCGGTCACGGGGCTTCTAACAAAGCAGCGAGTTTGCAGCGGTCGACAGGAAGTGCTGATGGGTTTGCGCGGCTCAAATGTCGCGAGCTATCCGCTGCACTGGGAGTTTGCCCCGGCTGGCGGTCTTGGTGTTCCAAATGAAGGCACATCTTCGGTTACTCCCTCAGCGATGCGGGACGCTCTGATTGAGGAATACGTCGAGGAGATCGGTAGTCCTTCGCAGCAAGCGATTGAAGCATTGCGTGACAGCGAGTTGGTTGCACTGGTCTTCGATCGCACGGCGCTGAGCTACGACATCGTGCTGCGCGTGCAGTTGCCGGAGAACGAACTCGATGATCATCCTTTGCTCTCGCTGGATGTGCCGGATCGCAGTTGGGAATATGCTGCGCTGCAGTGGATACCGACGAGCGATCTTGTTGCATTCTTCAGTTCAGATCGGCATCAAATCATTCCGCCAGCAAGGCTCCTGGCGAAGGCTCTCGGATGGATACCTTGACGATGCAGGAAAAACCGCCGATGCGAGCATATGGAAGCAGCGCAGCGGCGGAAACTGGAGAAGTGTTGTGCTGTGAGATCAGTCACCCAGACAGGAATCGGACGCGTGGCTGATCATGACTGGTTTGGGTAGTGGCTTTGGCTCAACAGTTGCAAGCCGACCGCGATACACCCCGGATGCTGGATCGTGACCGAGCGCGAGTGCAACAAGCTCACCACGACTGTTTGCTCCGAGCTTGCGGTGCAGTGATTTCACATAATCGTGCACTGTGTGCTGGCTGCGCCCCAGTTCATCCGCGATCTCGCGAATGGATGCGCCGCCAACGAGACGTTCCAGTACTTCGCTCTCGCGCGGCGTGAGGAACCCGCCCGACGATCCGCGAAGACTTCCGAACGCAAGCATTGCTCGGGTAGCAAGGCTCGGCATCGGTGTGCGTGCGACCGTGCTGTGGATTGGGTCAATCTGTGATGTGAATGATGTGAGTACGTAGAAAATGACGCGGTGTGTCTTCTGCTCTTGCGTTGACTTTGATGTTTCGTCAAGCACAGGGAGAGCAGCGATGCCAACCACGGGCTCAGCATCAACGACGCCCTGCAGGAGTCTGCCGATAGCGCCGGTGTGCCAGTTTCGGCCCTCGGGGAGTGTACTGATGAGTCCGGCAGCGCATGTTCCAGTCGTGTCGACGCACGTTTGTGAGACGCTGACGCATGAAGGATCAAAGCCGACACTGGCAAGCCTGTTTGTGCGGGTTTTGAGCGCGCGAAGAGCAGATGTGATTCGATCGCTTCGGCCTGCGCTTTGGGCGGCGGAGACGCCAACCTGCTCGACCTCAAGAACCCGTCCCTTTGCGTCTATTGTACCGAGCATGACAACAGCCATGCCGGCGGGGGCAAGCGGAGCAAGCACCTCGCTTGCCTTGTCACACCAGTCGCGAGTGGGAACTGCTGGGAGTGACATGATGTGTTGGCTGCACACAACGACACTGTGAAGCAGAGTTGCGAGTGTTCCGCCTGGGAAGGCCATGAGATCCTCGGGTTCATTTGTGCCGCAGCCCATCTGTGCGCCAACGGCAACTGGGTTGGAACTGTCACCGGCATGATCTGGTTTGTCACCAGTGTGACCGCTTTGTTTATGATCCGCAAACGACTCGACCATTGAGTTCAACTTCGAATCCTCTGTTACGGCGGCGTATATGAATGCGCAACACACGGTTTCAGGTTCAACTGGTGGGGAAAATCACCAACCTGAACGCAAGTGTCGGCCCGCCCAAGACATATTGCTATGGCATTGCTGCACGTTGCAGCTGACCCCTGAGAGCGAAAACCATACCCAACATGTCGGTCCGAAGACACAGAGGAAAACTCCCCGATTGAGAGAGAAAAGTCGCTGTTCCATACAGGGGATTCCCCTGATATTGTTTCGTATGAATACCATCGGTTCTGTTCGCATCGTTGTATTGGATGCAGATGCGAAGCGTCGACAGTGTGTGCTTCATCGTGCAGCGCAGACAGTTCCTTGACCATGACGCTTGAAGGAGTGCAGGTTCGTATGACACGCGCCACCGAAGAGACAACACTTCTCATCATCGGCGCTGGGCCGACAGGACTCGGAGCCGGGTATCGACTGCGCGAGTTAGGACACCAGCGCTTCCACATCGTGGAGCGCAATGAGCGTGTCGGTGGGTTGGCAAGAAGTATCAAGGACGACAAAGGGTTCACCTGGGATATTGGTGGCCATGTGTTGTTCAGTCACTACCAGTATTACGACAAACTATTTGAAACTCTTATCGGGAAAGACTACACGCTGAACGATCGCGAATCGTGGGTTCGAACACGGAATAGGTGGATTCCTTACCCTTACCAGAACAACCTTCGCTACCTGCCGCAGGACATGATCTATGAATGTTTGGCAGGTTTGATTCGTACACAAGCAAATGCACAACCCAAAGAGGGGGTGATTTGCGGCCCAAATACTGAAACGGACAATATTGGCCAATCATATCGCAACAACAACAACGGGGGGGGGCGATCGCCTCAAACCGCGAGAAACTTTGGTGAGTTCATCGATGCCGTCTTTGGAGACGGGATCGCAAGGCACTTCATGCGACCGTACAACTTCAAGGTCTGGGCGCACGAACCTGAGATGATGAACAAGACATGGATCGGTGAGCGCGTCGCTGTCATCGATTATGAGCGCGCGCTCAGGAACGTTATTCTCGAGCAGGATGACTTCGGTTGGGGGCCGAATAACAGATTCAAGTATCCCCTTTTCGGTACGGGGGATTTTTACGATCGCTTTGAGCCACATCTGCGTGATCATCTCACGTTCAACACAAAGCTGGTCGGTGTTGATCTTGATTCCCGCATCGCGACGTTCGATGATGGCTCAACA
Above is a genomic segment from Phycisphaeraceae bacterium containing:
- a CDS encoding FAD-dependent oxidoreductase, with the translated sequence MTRATEETTLLIIGAGPTGLGAGYRLRELGHQRFHIVERNERVGGLARSIKDDKGFTWDIGGHVLFSHYQYYDKLFETLIGKDYTLNDRESWVRTRNRWIPYPYQNNLRYLPQDMIYECLAGLIRTQANAQPKEGVICGPNTETDNIGQSYRNNNNGGGRSPQTARNFGEFIDAVFGDGIARHFMRPYNFKVWAHEPEMMNKTWIGERVAVIDYERALRNVILEQDDFGWGPNNRFKYPLFGTGDFYDRFEPHLRDHLTFNTKLVGVDLDSRIATFDDGSTRSFDGMLSTMPVDLFITQIVTSQVPQHVRDAASRLMHSAGHMVGIGIKRPCPSTKSWMYFPDDDCPFYRVTYLSNYSPMMTPNKDEYYSLLCEVSESTYKPVNHETVVEDVIRGLENAGMLEPGERSDIVSRWHYRAEYSYPTPSVERDEILSIIIPWLEAHGVYSRGRFGLWKYEVANTDHSVMQGVEWVNRLLCGEPEQTIGITYKSTEDGREAADHESFHVRPSLAGSGEKRT